The following are encoded together in the Paludisphaera mucosa genome:
- a CDS encoding ISAs1 family transposase, with protein sequence MPSPEISLARYFAELPDPRVDRTKRHGLTDILVIALCVVIAGADSWEEVERFGKAKEGWLRRFLALPNGIPSHDTFYRLFARLDPKKFGACVAGWLGSVCQATGLRHIAIDGKAVRSAPGDTFSECLHLVNAWAAENRVILGQETVAAGSHEIAAIPELLKVLALKGALVTIDAAGCQKGIAGHIRGEGGDYLLAVKGNQPSLLEAVQAVFDRACEADFAGFEHDGHEQVEDGHGRHEERYVTVVYDPGEMPPEWPDVAAVVLVERERSVKGKSTSTAHYYITSLRGTAEELGRLVRSHWTIENELHWVLDVAFGEDSNRTAAGHAGANLGLIRRVAASLLQQDPGRGSIKAKRLSAALDESYLIRALQGFPAN encoded by the coding sequence ATGCCGAGTCCGGAGATATCGCTCGCTCGTTACTTCGCCGAGTTGCCGGACCCCCGGGTCGACCGGACGAAGAGGCACGGCCTCACCGACATCCTGGTCATCGCCCTGTGTGTGGTCATCGCCGGGGCCGACTCGTGGGAGGAGGTCGAGCGGTTCGGGAAGGCCAAGGAGGGATGGCTGAGGCGGTTCCTTGCCCTTCCCAACGGCATCCCGAGCCACGACACCTTCTACCGCCTCTTCGCCCGGCTCGACCCCAAGAAGTTCGGGGCGTGCGTCGCCGGGTGGTTGGGGTCGGTATGTCAGGCCACCGGCCTGCGACACATCGCCATCGACGGCAAGGCGGTCCGGTCGGCCCCCGGCGACACGTTCAGCGAGTGCCTCCACCTGGTCAACGCCTGGGCGGCGGAGAACCGGGTTATCCTCGGGCAGGAGACGGTTGCCGCCGGGTCACACGAGATCGCCGCCATCCCCGAACTCCTGAAGGTGCTGGCACTGAAAGGGGCATTAGTGACGATCGACGCCGCCGGGTGCCAGAAGGGGATCGCCGGGCACATCCGAGGCGAGGGCGGGGACTACCTGCTGGCCGTGAAGGGGAACCAGCCGAGCCTGCTCGAGGCGGTGCAGGCGGTGTTCGACCGGGCCTGCGAGGCGGACTTCGCCGGGTTCGAGCACGACGGCCACGAGCAGGTCGAGGACGGCCACGGGAGGCATGAGGAGCGGTATGTCACCGTCGTCTACGACCCCGGGGAGATGCCGCCCGAGTGGCCGGACGTGGCGGCGGTGGTGCTGGTCGAGCGGGAGCGGTCGGTCAAGGGGAAGAGCACCAGCACGGCCCATTACTACATCACCAGTCTGCGGGGGACGGCGGAGGAACTCGGGCGGCTGGTCCGGTCGCACTGGACGATCGAGAACGAACTGCACTGGGTGCTCGACGTGGCCTTCGGCGAGGACTCGAACAGGACGGCGGCGGGCCATGCCGGGGCGAACCTGGGCCTGATCCGAAGGGTCGCCGCATCGCTGCTCCAGCAGGACCCGGGAAGGGGCAGCATCAAGGCCAAGAGGCTCAGTGCAGCCCTCGACGAGAGCTATCTCATACGTGCATTACAAGGTTTTCCGGCGAATTAG
- a CDS encoding YgiQ family radical SAM protein — MTPEAIAPPPCSSRNEAPTQLPVLPLVPITLPHLPASRAEMDARGWDAVDVVFVTGDAYVDHPAFAMGILGRVLEAAGFRVAILSQPDWKSADAWRQFGRPRLFFGVSAGNMDSMINHYTANKKVRNDDAYSPGGRINLRPDRATIPYCHRAREAFPGVPIIAGGVEASLRRLAHYDYWSDTVKRSILLDSKADLVVFGMGEQQIVEIARRLKAGESAKDLRDMRGVAYAMGASETPPQDALVLPTYDDVKTDKLRFVEATKRIHLETNPLNAKRLVQYHDRQAVVVNPPALPISQEDMDRVYGLSYTRRPHPMYKGERIPAYEVVKDSVTIMRGCFGGCTFCSITAHQGRIIQSRSQESILGELRQMGQDPKFSGVVSDIGGPTANMYEMRCTKPEVEAKCKRLSCVHPKVCKLLGTDHGPLIELMKKSRETPGVKKVHVASGIRMDLAQKSPEYLEELAMHHVGGLLKVAPEHTDPNVLKLMKKPNSEDYEGFAEAFQEASRKAGKKQFLVPYYIASHPGSDLNAMIDLAVFLKRNGYRPDQVQDFIPAPFDIATCMYYTGLDPFTGEEVYVAQHLRDRKLQRALLQYFRPENYFEVRKALLQAGRADLIGGGCDALIPDQPPRAAVQARQAEARRSLGEGRYVHQVDAEGPAKPPAAPRAQPAPDTRPAAKPGPGYRPHRRTAQKRKPR; from the coding sequence ATGACGCCTGAGGCGATCGCCCCACCCCCCTGCTCTTCGCGGAACGAGGCGCCGACGCAACTGCCGGTGCTGCCGCTCGTCCCCATCACGCTGCCGCACCTGCCGGCCTCCCGCGCCGAGATGGACGCGCGGGGATGGGACGCCGTCGACGTGGTGTTCGTCACCGGCGACGCCTACGTCGACCACCCGGCCTTCGCGATGGGGATCCTGGGACGCGTTCTGGAGGCGGCCGGCTTCCGGGTGGCGATCCTCAGCCAGCCCGACTGGAAGAGCGCCGACGCCTGGCGGCAGTTCGGCCGGCCTCGCCTGTTCTTCGGCGTGAGCGCCGGGAACATGGACAGCATGATCAACCACTACACGGCCAACAAGAAGGTCCGCAACGACGACGCCTACAGCCCCGGCGGCCGCATCAACCTCCGTCCCGACCGCGCCACGATCCCCTACTGCCACCGCGCCCGCGAGGCCTTCCCCGGCGTGCCGATCATCGCCGGAGGCGTCGAGGCCTCGCTCCGCCGGCTGGCGCACTACGACTACTGGAGCGACACGGTCAAGCGGTCGATCCTGCTGGACTCGAAGGCCGACCTGGTCGTCTTCGGCATGGGCGAGCAGCAGATCGTCGAGATCGCCCGGCGGCTGAAGGCCGGCGAGTCGGCGAAGGACCTCCGCGACATGCGCGGGGTCGCCTATGCGATGGGCGCCAGCGAGACCCCGCCGCAGGACGCCCTCGTCCTGCCGACCTACGACGACGTGAAGACCGACAAGCTCAGGTTCGTCGAGGCCACCAAGCGGATCCACCTGGAGACCAACCCGCTCAACGCCAAGCGGCTGGTGCAGTACCACGACCGCCAGGCCGTCGTCGTCAACCCGCCCGCCCTGCCGATCAGCCAGGAGGACATGGACCGCGTCTACGGCCTCTCGTACACCCGCCGGCCGCACCCCATGTACAAGGGCGAGCGGATCCCGGCCTACGAGGTGGTCAAGGACTCGGTGACGATCATGCGGGGCTGCTTCGGCGGCTGCACCTTCTGCTCGATCACCGCCCACCAGGGCCGGATCATCCAGTCGCGGTCGCAGGAGTCGATCCTCGGCGAGCTGCGGCAGATGGGCCAAGACCCCAAGTTCTCGGGCGTCGTCTCCGACATCGGCGGCCCGACCGCCAACATGTACGAGATGCGCTGCACCAAGCCCGAGGTCGAGGCCAAGTGCAAGCGGCTCTCGTGCGTCCACCCCAAGGTCTGCAAGCTCCTGGGGACCGACCACGGCCCGCTCATCGAGCTGATGAAGAAGAGCCGCGAGACGCCCGGCGTCAAGAAGGTCCACGTCGCCTCGGGCATCCGCATGGACCTCGCCCAGAAGTCGCCCGAGTACCTGGAGGAGCTGGCGATGCACCACGTCGGCGGCCTCCTGAAGGTCGCCCCCGAGCACACCGACCCCAACGTGCTCAAGCTCATGAAGAAGCCCAACTCTGAAGACTACGAGGGCTTCGCCGAGGCCTTCCAGGAGGCCAGCCGCAAGGCCGGCAAGAAGCAGTTCCTGGTCCCCTACTACATCGCCTCGCACCCCGGCAGCGACCTGAACGCCATGATCGACCTGGCCGTCTTCCTCAAGCGCAACGGCTACCGCCCCGACCAGGTGCAGGACTTCATCCCCGCCCCCTTCGACATCGCCACCTGCATGTACTACACGGGCCTGGACCCGTTCACGGGCGAGGAAGTCTACGTCGCCCAGCACCTCCGCGACCGCAAGCTCCAGCGCGCCTTGCTCCAGTACTTCCGCCCGGAGAACTACTTCGAGGTCCGCAAGGCCCTGCTGCAGGCCGGCCGGGCCGACCTGATCGGCGGCGGGTGCGACGCCCTCATCCCCGACCAGCCCCCGCGAGCCGCCGTGCAGGCCCGCCAGGCCGAAGCCCGCCGCAGCCTCGGCGAAGGCCGCTACGTCCACCAGGTCGACGCCGAGGGCCCGGCGAAGCCGCCGGCCGCCCCCCGGGCCCAGCCCGCTCCCGACACGAGGCCCGCCGCCAAGCCCGGCCCCGGCTATCGGCCTCACCGCCGCACCGCCCAGAAGCGCAAGCCGCGCTGA
- a CDS encoding RsmB/NOP family class I SAM-dependent RNA methyltransferase encodes MARKYAHTPRRGPSSTGPKSSGPKPSGAKPKGERPRPTPQTAPRGKSMPALASLIATLAPKVLRDVLDRGKRLESAIVDAQGADAKKRSTRSDRKLINKSLASLVRWWGWIEPLKLVQVEDQLLLAWLLDSTELPAVPRIWASKTAREYSRLSTGGDAPGWTARAETLKRFVAGRAVTADPWMLFPAWLRDELPLPPGEESAKARRLTFLHAVQAPPSLWVAVRGRPPKEVWDELVEAGHEPWVQRHIDSAARLEGDVDLRPLESFQAGALVAQDLGSQAVAHVCDPDPGERWWDLGDGSSLLTLGLADAMNGKGTIVSTFEHEPARRAAALRLRTSPFRNVAAKAWDGRRPPGKPGTFDGVLVAPPSSGVGSWRRHPEVRWIVKKEQLAELAARQKQLLELAATAVRPGGTLVYTVGTATLRETQGLINEFLQEHPEFRLDPFPHPLEETPTTGMVQLWPQVHDCESRFLARLVRTSKPAAAPAS; translated from the coding sequence ATGGCCCGCAAGTACGCCCACACCCCCCGTCGCGGCCCCTCGTCGACGGGCCCGAAGTCGTCCGGACCGAAACCGTCCGGCGCGAAGCCGAAGGGGGAACGGCCCCGGCCCACGCCCCAGACCGCCCCGCGCGGCAAGTCGATGCCGGCGCTGGCGTCGTTGATCGCGACGCTGGCCCCGAAGGTCCTCCGCGACGTCCTGGACCGCGGCAAGCGGCTGGAATCGGCGATCGTCGACGCCCAGGGGGCCGACGCCAAGAAGCGCTCGACCCGGTCCGACCGCAAGCTCATCAACAAGTCGCTGGCGTCGCTCGTCCGCTGGTGGGGCTGGATCGAGCCCCTCAAGCTCGTGCAGGTCGAGGACCAGCTCTTGCTGGCCTGGCTGCTCGACTCGACCGAGCTGCCGGCCGTCCCCCGGATCTGGGCGAGCAAGACGGCCCGCGAGTATTCCCGGCTCTCCACCGGCGGCGACGCCCCCGGCTGGACGGCCCGCGCCGAGACGCTGAAGCGGTTCGTGGCCGGCCGCGCCGTGACGGCCGACCCCTGGATGCTCTTCCCGGCCTGGCTCCGCGACGAGCTGCCCCTGCCCCCGGGCGAGGAGTCGGCCAAGGCCCGCCGCCTGACGTTCCTGCACGCCGTCCAGGCCCCGCCCTCGCTGTGGGTGGCCGTCCGCGGCCGGCCGCCGAAGGAGGTCTGGGACGAGCTGGTCGAGGCCGGCCACGAGCCCTGGGTGCAGCGCCACATCGACTCGGCCGCCCGGCTCGAAGGCGACGTCGACCTGCGTCCGCTAGAGTCCTTCCAGGCCGGGGCCCTGGTCGCCCAGGACCTGGGGTCACAGGCCGTGGCCCACGTCTGCGACCCCGACCCCGGCGAGCGCTGGTGGGACCTGGGCGACGGCTCCAGCCTGCTCACCCTGGGCCTGGCCGACGCCATGAACGGCAAGGGGACGATCGTCTCGACGTTCGAGCACGAGCCGGCCCGCCGCGCCGCGGCCCTGCGGCTGCGCACCAGCCCGTTCCGCAACGTCGCCGCCAAGGCCTGGGACGGCCGCCGGCCGCCCGGCAAGCCGGGGACCTTCGACGGCGTCCTGGTCGCCCCCCCCAGCTCGGGCGTCGGCTCGTGGCGACGCCACCCCGAGGTCCGCTGGATCGTCAAGAAGGAGCAGCTCGCCGAGCTGGCCGCGCGTCAGAAGCAGCTCCTGGAGCTGGCCGCCACGGCCGTCCGGCCCGGCGGGACGCTCGTCTACACCGTCGGCACGGCCACGCTCCGCGAGACCCAGGGGCTCATCAACGAGTTCCTCCAGGAGCATCCCGAGTTCCGCCTCGACCCGTTCCCGCACCCCCTGGAAGAGACCCCGACGACGGGGATGGTCCAACTGTGGCCCCAGGTCCACGACTGCGAGTCCCGCTTCCTCGCCCGCCTGGTGCGGACCTCGAAGCCCGCCGCCGCCCCCGCTTCCTGA
- a CDS encoding tyrosine-type recombinase/integrase → MVRPPPKSGTSSSPSARFDGSTAPADFGPLALKAVRQATIELGICRKEVNKRIRHIVRMFRWAVENELVAPTVHAALKAVRGGSPGGGDRGPGVRPVRPVPDAAVDAIRPYASRQVWAMIELQRLTGMRPGEVCQIRPCDVDRGERTWTYTPDSHNTEHHGKVRRIYFGPRAREVLLPWLLRDSTAFLFSPAEAVAERLAAMRARRKSPVQPSQLDRSKADPARSPRDRYDVSAYNRAIDYACRKAGLPKWHPHQLRHNAATLLRKEFGLETARAVLGHGSTAETEIYAEIDPHEAVAAMERIG, encoded by the coding sequence ATGGTTCGCCCGCCTCCGAAGTCCGGAACATCAAGCTCGCCCTCCGCCCGCTTCGATGGCTCTACGGCCCCAGCCGACTTCGGGCCGCTCGCGCTGAAGGCGGTCCGTCAGGCGACGATCGAGCTGGGGATCTGCCGCAAGGAGGTCAACAAGCGGATCCGCCACATCGTCCGCATGTTCCGGTGGGCGGTGGAGAACGAGCTGGTCGCGCCGACGGTCCACGCGGCGCTGAAGGCCGTCCGGGGGGGCTCTCCAGGGGGAGGGGACCGAGGCCCGGGAGTCCGCCCCGTGAGGCCCGTCCCCGACGCCGCGGTGGACGCCATACGTCCATACGCCTCGCGCCAGGTGTGGGCGATGATCGAGCTCCAACGCTTGACCGGCATGCGGCCCGGCGAGGTTTGCCAGATTCGACCGTGCGACGTCGATCGGGGCGAGCGTACCTGGACCTACACCCCGGACAGCCACAATACCGAGCATCACGGCAAGGTCCGGAGGATCTATTTCGGCCCCCGAGCCCGCGAGGTCCTCCTGCCCTGGCTGCTGCGAGACTCGACGGCGTTCCTGTTCTCTCCGGCCGAAGCGGTGGCCGAGCGGCTGGCCGCCATGCGGGCGCGCCGCAAGTCGCCCGTCCAGCCGTCGCAGCTCGATCGATCGAAGGCCGACCCGGCCCGCAGCCCGCGCGACCGTTATGACGTGTCCGCTTACAATCGAGCGATCGATTACGCCTGTCGCAAGGCCGGCCTGCCCAAATGGCACCCTCACCAACTCAGGCACAACGCGGCCACGCTGCTCCGGAAGGAGTTCGGCCTGGAGACGGCCAGGGCGGTCCTCGGTCACGGCTCCACCGCAGAGACCGAAATCTATGCCGAGATCGACCCGCACGAGGCCGTCGCCGCGATGGAACGAATCGGCTGA
- a CDS encoding IS4 family transposase: protein MFNYAQGRLRHQIDLLRQQFVQEGGLPFADVLSASGLEEALREIEATWNDRIYAPLVTLWVFIGQVLNADQSCRAAVARLIAHRVSQGLEPCSSETGAYCQARKRLPERFFAAVARLVGRNLDARVDPQWLWKGRRVCLFDGSTVSMPDTPENRREYPLAYNQVPGTSFAPARIGAIISLSCGAILDLGVCRYAGKGQGEVSLLRQLWDVLRPGDVLLGDRLMSGWVGMYLLKQRGVDTVSRLSAHRRADFRKGTRLGKDDHVVVWKKPSSIRSVDRATYNALPEAITVREVRFRVVQPGFRTRSVVVVTTILDPGLASAEELASLYRARWNNELDLRSIKITLQMDVLRCKTPELVRKEIWAHVLAYNLIRTVMAQAATIENVEPRSISFKATLQVLEAFRPLIAYRAHSGADDQEELYEQLLGAIAVHRVADRPDRFEPRMTRKGPRGYEELKRPRREIKLHMLKRASKI from the coding sequence ATGTTCAACTACGCGCAGGGACGTCTTCGGCATCAGATCGACCTCCTCCGCCAACAGTTCGTCCAGGAAGGCGGACTCCCCTTCGCCGACGTCCTATCCGCCAGCGGCCTCGAGGAGGCCCTCCGTGAGATCGAGGCGACCTGGAATGACCGCATCTACGCCCCGTTGGTAACCCTCTGGGTGTTCATCGGACAGGTGCTCAACGCCGACCAGTCCTGCCGCGCCGCCGTCGCGCGGCTGATCGCCCACCGGGTCTCACAGGGGCTCGAGCCGTGCAGCTCCGAGACGGGGGCGTATTGCCAGGCGCGGAAGCGCCTGCCCGAGCGGTTCTTCGCCGCCGTGGCCCGCCTCGTGGGGCGGAACCTGGACGCGCGAGTCGACCCGCAGTGGCTTTGGAAGGGCCGCCGCGTCTGCCTGTTCGACGGCTCGACGGTCTCCATGCCCGACACCCCGGAGAACCGCCGGGAATACCCTCTGGCCTACAACCAAGTGCCCGGGACGAGCTTCGCCCCCGCCCGGATCGGGGCGATCATCTCGCTGTCCTGCGGCGCGATCCTCGACCTGGGCGTCTGCCGCTACGCCGGCAAGGGCCAGGGCGAGGTCAGCCTGCTGCGCCAGCTGTGGGACGTGCTCCGCCCCGGCGACGTGCTGCTGGGCGACCGCCTGATGTCGGGCTGGGTCGGAATGTACCTGCTCAAGCAACGCGGGGTCGACACCGTCAGCCGCCTGTCGGCGCACCGCCGGGCCGACTTCCGCAAGGGGACCCGCCTGGGCAAGGACGATCACGTGGTCGTGTGGAAGAAGCCGTCGTCGATCCGCTCGGTGGACCGGGCGACGTACAACGCGCTGCCCGAGGCGATCACCGTCCGCGAGGTTCGCTTCCGCGTAGTGCAGCCCGGGTTCCGGACGCGGTCGGTCGTCGTCGTGACGACCATCCTGGACCCCGGGCTGGCGAGTGCGGAGGAGCTGGCTTCGCTCTACCGGGCCAGGTGGAACAACGAGTTGGATTTGCGTTCGATCAAAATCACCTTGCAGATGGATGTTTTGCGGTGCAAGACGCCGGAGCTGGTGCGCAAGGAGATCTGGGCCCACGTCCTGGCGTACAACCTGATCCGCACGGTGATGGCACAGGCGGCGACCATCGAAAATGTGGAACCTCGCTCGATCAGCTTCAAAGCGACGCTCCAGGTTCTCGAAGCGTTCCGGCCGCTGATCGCCTACCGGGCGCACAGCGGTGCGGACGACCAAGAGGAACTCTACGAGCAACTGCTCGGGGCCATCGCCGTGCATCGCGTGGCCGACCGGCCCGACCGGTTCGAGCCCCGCATGACCAGGAAGGGGCCGAGAGGGTATGAGGAATTGAAGCGGCCGCGAAGGGAGATCAAACTCCATATGCTCAAACGAGCTAGCAAAATCTAA
- the fumC gene encoding class II fumarate hydratase translates to MANHPAISDVPIGIAATGQRHEFDSMGTVEVPADKYWGAQTQRSLRHFSIGRDKMPIEVYHAYGIVKKACALVNQAGGRLPGWKAEAIIRAADEAIAGQLDDHFPLFVWQTGSGTQSNMNVNEVLSNRAIQLLGGRLGSQEPVGPNDDVNMGQSSNDSFPTAMHIAAVQLIDDRLLPELDRLASAIEAKSRGWMDVVKIGRTHLEDAVPLSVGQEWSGWASQLRAGIAEVERSRTGAYELALGGTAVGTGLNAPRGFSREVAARIAELTGRPFVTAANKFMAQGSLDAMVRVSAALRGLAVALMKIANDMRWLASGPRCGLGELKLPQNEPGSSIMPGKVNPTQCEAIVMIAIQVLGDDTAVAFAGSQGNFELNAMRPIIINNVLHSATILADGCARFREFSVEGTDLDRAKIAGYVDDSLMLVTALSPVIGYQAAAHIAEKAAADGSKLKEVAIASGKVKEDEYDRIMDPGKMIGEGLAGA, encoded by the coding sequence ATGGCAAACCATCCCGCCATCAGCGACGTGCCCATCGGGATCGCCGCGACGGGCCAACGGCATGAGTTCGACAGCATGGGGACCGTCGAGGTGCCCGCGGACAAGTACTGGGGAGCACAGACCCAGCGTTCGTTGCGTCACTTCTCGATCGGCCGCGACAAGATGCCGATCGAGGTCTACCATGCTTATGGGATCGTCAAGAAGGCCTGCGCGCTGGTCAATCAGGCCGGCGGCCGCCTGCCCGGGTGGAAGGCCGAGGCCATCATCCGGGCGGCCGACGAGGCGATCGCCGGCCAGCTCGACGACCACTTCCCGCTCTTCGTCTGGCAAACGGGCTCGGGCACGCAGTCGAACATGAACGTCAACGAGGTCCTGTCGAATCGGGCGATCCAACTCCTCGGCGGCCGACTCGGCAGCCAGGAGCCGGTCGGGCCGAACGACGACGTCAACATGGGGCAGTCGTCGAACGACAGCTTCCCGACGGCGATGCACATCGCCGCGGTCCAGCTGATCGACGATCGACTCCTCCCCGAGCTCGACCGACTGGCCTCGGCGATCGAGGCCAAATCCCGGGGCTGGATGGACGTGGTGAAGATCGGCCGGACCCACCTCGAGGACGCCGTACCCCTGTCGGTAGGCCAGGAATGGTCGGGCTGGGCCTCGCAGCTGCGCGCCGGGATCGCCGAGGTCGAGCGGAGTCGCACGGGGGCCTACGAGCTGGCCCTGGGCGGCACGGCGGTCGGCACGGGACTCAACGCCCCCCGGGGTTTCTCGCGGGAGGTCGCCGCCCGGATCGCCGAGTTGACCGGCAGGCCCTTCGTCACGGCGGCCAACAAATTCATGGCCCAGGGGTCGCTGGACGCGATGGTCCGCGTCTCGGCGGCCTTGCGAGGGCTCGCCGTGGCCTTGATGAAGATCGCCAACGACATGCGCTGGCTGGCGTCGGGTCCCCGCTGCGGCCTGGGCGAGCTGAAACTGCCACAGAACGAACCGGGGTCGTCGATCATGCCGGGCAAGGTGAACCCGACCCAGTGCGAGGCGATCGTGATGATCGCCATCCAGGTCCTCGGCGACGACACCGCCGTGGCGTTCGCCGGGAGCCAGGGCAACTTCGAGCTGAACGCGATGCGCCCGATCATCATCAACAACGTCCTGCACTCGGCGACGATCCTCGCCGATGGCTGCGCGAGGTTTCGCGAGTTCTCGGTGGAGGGGACCGACCTGGATCGGGCCAAGATCGCCGGCTACGTCGACGACTCGCTGATGTTGGTCACGGCCCTTTCGCCGGTCATCGGATATCAGGCCGCCGCTCACATCGCCGAGAAGGCCGCCGCCGACGGCTCCAAGCTCAAGGAGGTGGCCATCGCTTCCGGGAAGGTCAAGGAGGACGAGTACGACCGGATCATGGATCCCGGGAAGATGATCGGCGAGGGCCTTGCCGGCGCCTGA
- a CDS encoding NAD-dependent malic enzyme → MADAMTSGPVLLNDPLRNKGTAFTTEERRDSRLEGLLPAAVETLGRQVERVLGHLEAKPNDLERYIYLQNLCDINETLFYATVMSDPARFVPIVYDPTIADACLQYGHIFRRPRGMYLTRHMKGRFAAILGNWPIRDVRFICISSGGRILGLGDIGVNGAPIPIGKLQLYTACAAVPPDCLLPIHLDIGTTNATLRADPLYPGLREEPPTPDEVDALVDEFVAAANSVFPGVCIHFEDWKGSDAIRLLARYKDEHLVYNDDIQGTASVTIAGLTTALQIKGEKLVDQRILFAGAGSAGIGIADMIVEAMIDEGLGKDDARARISLFDVNGLIEQGRKDLNPSQQAYARDLKPTKSLADSVELLKPTILIGVSTVGGLFTEEVVRNMAKHADRPIIFALSNPTDKAECTPEQAYGWTDGKALVATGVQFPDVEIGGKTFHPGQANNFYVFPAVGLAVYATRPERIDDKLFIQAARGSADQVGRSDRDKGMLFPRQENILETELTTATRIAEYLFDQGRATVERPPDVRAWIEGMIYKPAYGASRT, encoded by the coding sequence ATGGCCGACGCGATGACCTCCGGTCCTGTGCTGCTCAACGACCCGCTCCGCAACAAGGGGACCGCGTTCACCACGGAGGAGCGGCGCGACTCCCGGCTGGAAGGCCTGCTCCCCGCCGCCGTCGAGACGCTCGGGCGTCAGGTCGAGCGGGTGCTCGGCCACCTCGAAGCCAAGCCGAATGACCTGGAGCGGTACATCTACCTCCAGAATCTCTGCGACATCAACGAGACGCTCTTCTATGCCACGGTGATGTCGGACCCGGCGCGGTTCGTGCCCATCGTCTACGACCCGACGATCGCCGACGCCTGCTTGCAATACGGCCACATCTTCCGCAGGCCGCGCGGGATGTACCTGACCAGGCACATGAAAGGGCGGTTCGCCGCCATCCTGGGCAACTGGCCGATCCGGGACGTCCGCTTCATCTGCATCTCGTCGGGGGGCCGGATCCTGGGGCTGGGCGACATCGGCGTCAACGGTGCGCCGATCCCGATCGGCAAGCTCCAGCTCTACACCGCCTGCGCCGCGGTTCCGCCCGATTGCCTGTTGCCGATCCACCTCGATATCGGCACCACCAACGCCACGCTCCGGGCCGATCCGCTCTACCCGGGCCTGCGCGAGGAGCCTCCGACTCCCGACGAGGTCGATGCGCTGGTCGACGAGTTCGTCGCCGCGGCGAACTCGGTGTTCCCCGGCGTCTGCATCCACTTCGAAGATTGGAAGGGCTCGGACGCCATCCGGCTGCTCGCCCGCTACAAGGACGAGCACCTCGTCTACAACGACGACATCCAGGGCACGGCGAGCGTCACGATCGCGGGGCTGACCACGGCGCTCCAGATCAAGGGCGAGAAGCTCGTCGACCAGAGGATCCTGTTCGCCGGCGCCGGCTCGGCGGGGATCGGGATCGCCGACATGATCGTCGAGGCCATGATCGACGAAGGACTCGGCAAGGACGACGCCCGCGCCCGGATCTCCCTCTTCGACGTCAACGGCCTGATCGAGCAGGGCCGCAAGGACCTCAACCCCTCGCAGCAGGCCTACGCGCGCGATCTCAAGCCGACCAAGTCGCTGGCCGACTCGGTCGAACTGCTCAAACCCACCATCCTGATAGGAGTCAGCACCGTCGGCGGACTCTTCACCGAGGAGGTGGTCCGGAACATGGCCAAGCATGCGGATCGGCCGATTATTTTCGCTTTGTCGAACCCGACCGACAAGGCGGAATGCACGCCGGAGCAGGCCTACGGGTGGACCGACGGCAAGGCGCTGGTCGCGACGGGCGTGCAGTTCCCCGACGTCGAGATCGGCGGCAAGACCTTCCACCCGGGCCAGGCCAACAACTTCTACGTCTTCCCGGCGGTCGGCCTGGCCGTCTACGCGACCCGGCCCGAACGCATCGACGACAAGCTGTTCATCCAGGCCGCTCGGGGGAGCGCCGACCAGGTCGGCCGGTCCGATCGCGACAAGGGGATGTTGTTCCCCCGGCAGGAAAACATCCTCGAAACCGAATTGACCACGGCCACGAGGATCGCCGAATACCTCTTCGATCAAGGCCGGGCGACCGTCGAGCGGCCCCCCGACGTCCGGGCCTGGATCGAGGGCATGATCTACAAACCGGCCTACGGCGCCAGTCGCACGTGA